The nucleotide window GGTCTGCCGCGTCACCCGTCGGCCGAAGGCATCCGCGTCAACGCCGATGGCGAAATTGAGGGACTGTTCTAAACGGGGTCGGCGATGGCATCAGACAATGGCAAGGCTGTCTTGGTCGACCATGATCACGCGCTCTGCGGGAAAGCGAATGGTAACCGTGGTGCCTTTGTCGGGCTCGCTGAAAATTTCCATGACGCCACCATGAAGCTCAACCAATCCTTTGGTAAGCGGTAAGCCCAATCCCGTGCCTTCGTGTTTGCGCGATAGAGAACTGTCCACCTGGCCGAATTTTTCCAAGGCCTTGTTCAGGCTTGGCCCATCCATGCCGATGCCGGTGTCGGCGAAGGTGATGAGCATATTATTTTCTTCATCCAACGACGCACTACAGGTGACCGTGCCGCGTTCAGGTGTGAACTTGATGGCGTTGGAAAGAAGATTGATGAAAATCTGTTTGAGGCGGAGCGGGTCGGCCATCAGCAAGGGCAGGGTCGTGTCTTCAATACCGGTGAGCGTAATATAGGCCTCGCGGGCTTTGGGACGGATGATGTGAAGGGCGGCTTCGCAGATATCGGCGAGACTCACTTCCTCTTCCCTCAAAGTCAACTTGCCGGCCTCGACCGCGGATACATCCAAAATATCGTTGATGAGGTGTAGCAAGTGCGTGCCCGAACTGTGAATGAAGGCTGCGTATTCTTCATATTGCGGGTTGCCCATGGGGCCGAACACGCTGTGCTTCATGGTTTCCGAAAAACCGATGATGGCGTTGAGCGGCGTGCGCAGTTCGTGACTCATGTTGGCCATCAGATCGGTTTTGGCCTTGTTCGCCAATTCCGCCGCTTGTTGTGCATTGCGCATAGCCTCTTCGGCCATTTTGCGTTCGGTGATGTCTTCGTGCATCGCGACGAAATGGGTGATGACGTCATCGCTGCCGCGGATCGGGGAAATGGAGACATTGGCCCAAAATTCTGTTCCATCCTTGCGGCGGTCCTTCATTTCGTGGTGCCATTCCCGGCCCGCTTTGATGTTTGACCACAGATCTTCATGCACGCTCGCGGGCGTGTCGGGGGATTTAAGTATGTTTGGGGTGCGCCCGATGGCTTCTTCCGGGCTGTAACCGGTAATGTGGACGAACTTCGGATTGACGTACTCGATCATTCCATCGAGGTTGGTGATAAAGATCATGACGGGACTTTGTTCGACGGCGCGGACCAGTTTGCGCAAGGACTGTTCGGCTTTTTTACGAATCTCAACTTCGCTCAACAACAAGGCGGTGCGATCCTTGACCTGATCTTCCAGGTTGGTTTTTGCGGCCCTGAGTTCATGGGTTTGCGTTTCGATTTCCTGTTCCATCGGCGCGATCATCCAACGAAACAAAACAAACCACAGGGTTGTTCCCATCAGGGCCGTAAGCAGTAGAGAATAGATCGCCAAGTTCCAGCCCAAATTGGTCAGGGCATCCTTCGTTTCTGCCAAATCGTGCGCCACCGTCATGGTCAAGGATCGTGTGGCGTATTGAAAGGTGCGTTCAATTTTTAACAGATCGTTCGATGCATTTTCGTCACCGTAGGAAAAGAAAACTCGGCCGTTGTCGAATACCACCTGCAAGAAGTCGATGCCGTGGTGATTGTTCGGCCAACCAGTGAGGAGTTGAAGACCTTCTGAATAGTCATGACGCAGCATGGCGTCGGTCAGGCTGGCGCCGATCAGATCGACCTCCGTTTCCGCTTTCCGTTCCAGTCCACGGACGAGCTGTTGCTTTTGCTGGGAGTAGACATAAAAACTTGCGCTCGCGACGCATGCGCCCAATGCCGATACAAGCACGATAAAAAGCCACCTGTTCCTACGCGCCAATTGCGTTTTCATGCCATGGCCTTACGGTTCAAGAAGCGGGATGACTTGACGGAGAATATCCCGATGCAAGTCATAATCCCGATCGCTAACCGGCACGAACCCCGTCAAGGTTTCACCAATGTTTTTGAGTATGGCGAGGCCTCGGGGGGTCTGCTGCAAATCCAAAAGAGCCGTAGCGATTTTTTTTCGCAGTTCTGGGTTCATTGTGCTTCGTGTGGCGAAAACATGGGTGGAAAGGTCGGGGGAATAGGCCAGGGGGCGGATGTTCTTGTCCGCATTTTCGCGGAACACCTCCTCGGCCACGGCACCGGCATCGAAATCGCCGAATTCGACGCCGAGGATTACGTTGCTGTGGTTGCGCAGGTGTCTGTATTGGCCCAGGTCGCCCAAGCCAACTCCGGCTTGCAGCAACATGTAAACCGGCACTTGGGTGCTTAGGGTGGAATTAGCGTTGCCGAACGCCACGCGCTTGCCGACAAGGTCGGTTAGGTTTTTATAGGGGCTGTTCTTGTCGACGAATATGACGGAGCGAAAGGTTGGCGTGCCTTCAAATTCGTAACGCGCCAAAAGAGGCTTCAAACCGTACTTCTCGCCGATGGTCACATAGGTGCTGCCACCGAGAAAGGCAATGTCGATCTTGTCTTCTCCGGCCAAGCGGATGTGCTCGGCATAGTTCTTGGCCACCGTAACGTGGACTTCGCGCTCGAGCTTTTCGGACAGGTAGGTCGCGAGCGGGGTGTATTTTTCGATCAGCAGTTCGGCGTTGAGGTACGGCATGAAGCCAAGGGTCAAGGGGCGGGTGTCTGTCAGCGATGCCGCGTGCGCCTGTGTCGCCATCGCCACTAACAGCACCGAAATATACAAACATAACCGTTTGATAATCATACAATCCTCCCACCATAGGCGCAGCTTGACGCACTTTAGGGCCTCTTAAATCGTCCCCTTGCGCGTTAAGTCCGACAAATGATGCTACGAATTTCATGTGGTTACAAGTTTATGACGTTTCAAGGCATGCCTTCGGCGGCCAAACGGGGGTGACATGAGGGGGTATGCGCACCGTCACAGCACCTGCCGAGAAACCATGTCACTCTAACGTCAATGAAACAACCTGTAGCGGGAGATACGGATATGCATATGATCGCAAAGCCTACCCGCCTGATGATTAAGGGGAAAATGCCCTTTGTGCTGCCCGTTGTCATCGGCGCCGCGGCCAACGCCCTGTTTTGGGGCGGCTCGTTCATTCCCTACAACCCCGTCGAGGCTGAGTTCTTCGTCTACCTCAATGCGGCGGTGATGCTGTTGGGCATCTTGCTCGCCGTGGGCGGCGGCGTGATGGCGCTGTTGATCGGCTTGCGCCAGTTTTCCACGGCGGCCTTTGGCGGCATCGCAGCCAACTCCATCGTTTTAACGGCGGTTGGTTTGCTGATGTGGGGTGTGTTTTTTCACGCCGTCTAGAGCTTGTCCTAGAGCAAATCTTGCGGATCGGTGAAGTCGAGGCCCTGGGCCTCGGCCACCGCCCGACACGTTATCTTTCCATTCATCACGTTCAAGCCGTTCAGCAGGTGAGGGTCGTCCTTCAACGCCCTCTTCGCACCCTTGTCGGCAATGGCGAGGATGAACGGCAGCGTCGCGTTGTTGAGCGCGTAGGTCGACGTGTGCGGCACCGCGCCGGGCATGTTGGTGACCGCGTAATGCACCACGTCGTGGAGGATGTAGGTGGGATCTTTGTGGGTGGTGCCGTGGGCGGTGGCGATGCAGCCGCCTTGGTCGATGGCGACGTCGACCACCACCGCGCCCGCGCGCATGGCCTTGATCATGTCTTCGCTGACCAGCTTGGGTGCTGCGGCACCGGGGATCAGCACCCCGCCGACCACCACGTCGGCGTCGATCACGTGTTGTTCCAGGGTTTCGCTGTTGGAATAAACGGTCTTGATGCGCGCGCCGAAGCGCGCATTCAGCGCACGGAGCGTCTCGTTGCTTTTGTCCAGCACCACCACGTCCGCGCCGCTGCCCACAGCCATCAGCACCGCGTTAGTGCCCACCGTGCCGCCGCCGATGACGGCGACTTTCGCCGGGGCGACGCCGGGCACACCGCCCAGCAGCATGCCGCGTCCGCCCGCCTCGCGTTCCAAGGCATGCGCCGCGACCTGGATCGACATGCGCCCCGCGACCTCGCTCATGGGGTGGAGCAGTGGCAAGTCGCCGCGTGCCGAGGTCACGGTTTCATAAGCGATGCAGATCGCGCCGCTGGCGATCAGGTCGCTGGTTTGCGCCGCGTCCGGGGCCAGATGCAGATAGGTGAACAGGATTTGACCGGGGCGCAAGTGGGCGCGTTCGACCGCCTGGGGTTCCTTGACCTTCACCACCAAGTCGGCTGTGGCCCACACAACGGCCGCATCCGCCGCGATGGTCGCGCCGAGCTTTTCGTAATCTTGGTCCGATGCGCCGATGCCGATGCCGGCGTTGCTTTCGACCACCACCCGATGGCCGTGGGCGATGGCCTCGCGCACGCTGGCGGGGGTCATGCCGACGCGAAACTCGCCGACTTTGATTTCTTTCGGAACGCCGATCAACATCACGCACCTCCCGGTTGCTAGGTCCTGTGCCATTCTCTTTCAGTATGAACCGCTAAGGGGCGTTTGCAAGGCCGTTGAAGGGGGGCGCATGACATGTTATGTTCTTGTTTCGTTCTTTTGCGATGTTGCCCAAGAAGAGGAGCCGCAGCCATGTCCCATCCGTTGGCGAAACCCCCATTGAGCCGGCCTATATCCCCGGCGCTCGCCCCGCCCCGCCCCCCGGTGTCCCCGATGCCGCCGGCGTATCAAACGCCGCCGGTGTGGCTGTCGTTGGGCCAGGGACGGGCGTGGCGCGCCGGGGCGAAGACCAAGCGTCCGTTGCCGGTGCTGGCCAGTCCGGTGCGTGCCGGGTTTCCGTCGCCGGCCGAGGACTATATCGAAGGCAGCCTGGATCTGAACCGCCACTTGATCCGCCATCCGGCGGCGACGTTCATCGTGCGGGTCGAGGGTGAATCGATGACCGGCGCGGGCATTTTCCCCGGCGACCTGCTGGTGGTGGATCGCAGTGTCGAGCCCCATGACGGCCACGTGGTGATCGCGGTGGTCGAGGGCGAGTTGACGGTCAAGCGTCTCAAGGGACGGCGCGGCGCGTGGCGGTTGGTGGCGGAACACCCCGATTTTCCGCCCATCCATCTGGCCAACGATGAAGAGGGGGGCGAAACCTCGGCCATTTGGGGGGTGGTCACCAATTCGGTGCGGAACTTGTCGAAATGACGCGCCTTTATGCCCTCATCGACTGCAATAACTTTTACGCTTCGTGCGAGCGCGTGTTCCGCCCCGACCTGGAAGGCCGTCCGGTGGCAGTGCTATCCAACAACGACGGCTGCATCGTGGCGCGCTCCAGCGAGGTCAAGACCATCGGCATCCCTATGGGCGTGCCGTACTTCAAGGTGCGCGATTTGTTGACGCGTTACGACGTGCAGGTGTTTTCATCCAATTACGAACTGTACGGCGATATGTCGGCGCGGGTGATGGCGGTGCTCGGTCAGTTCAGTCCCGATGTGGAAATCTATTCCATCGACGAGGCGTTTTTGGGGCTCGACGGGTTCGACGGCTGGGACCTCTATGCCCATGCGCGCGCGCTGCGCGCCACGGTCAAGCGCTGGACCGGAATTCCGGTGTCCGTCGGCATTGCGCCGACCAAGAGCTTGGCCAAGCTGGCGGCGGAGCGGGCGAAGAAAAATCCGGCTCTGGGCGGCGTCGCAGTGTTGGGCGACGAGCGGACGCGGGAGGCCGCGCTGGCCGCGACCCCGGTGGGCGACGTGTGGGGCATCGGACGTCAATGGTCGAAACGCCTGAAGGCCCTGGGCGTGCTCAGCGCGCTGGACTTCACCCGCCAATCGCAACACTGGGTGCGCAAACATATGGGCGTCACCGGTGCGCGCACCCAGGTGGAGCTGTTGGGCACGCCGTGTTTTGCGTTGGAAAGTCAGCCGCCGGATCGCAAGTCTTGCGTGGCGTCGCGGTCTTTTTCGCGTCCGGTGATGGACTTCGACGACGTCAAGGACGCCATCGCCACCTTCGCCGCGCGGGCGGGCGAACGCCTGCGCCAAGGCGGACTGGTGGCCGGCCAAGTCACGGCGTTCGCGCTGACCGATCGGTTCAACACCCGCCAGCCCCAATGCCAGGCCAGCGCCACGGTGGCGCTGGCGAGCCCGTCGAACCTAACCGCGGATTTGACCGCGGCGGCGGTGCGGGCGTTACGCCAGGCCTACAAACCGGGCTTTGGCTATAAAAAGGCCGGGGTGATGATGCTCGACCTCGCCCCGGCGGGGGCGGCGCAGCAAAGCCTGTTCGCACCCCCGGCGGTTCGCCAGGACAAGGCCGAGCGGCTGCAAAACGCTTTGGACCGCCTGAACGGTGGGCACAGGGGTGGACGCGATCTGGTGCGGTTGGGGGCGACGGGGTTCGGCAGCGGCTGGCATCTGCGCCGCGAACACCGTTCGCCGCGTTACACCACCGCGTGGGCGGAGTTGCGCACCGTGCGCGCTTAAAGGACAGCCGTAAACGTCAGCGGCTGATGTTGGTTTTGTAGATTTTGGTCATGGTGATGGCGAGGTGATCCTCGACCACGACCACTTCGCCGCGGGCGATGAGGTTGCCGTTGGCCTTGATCTCGATGTCTTCGCCGACGCTGCGTTCCAACTGAACCACGGCGCCGCGACCCATCTTGAGAAGCTGGCTGACCTTCATGTTGGCGGTGCCCAGAACGGCCGTGACTTCGAGCGGCACGTCCAACAGGGCCTTGTGCTCGTCTTCCTCGTTTATGCCATTTGCCATGATTGCTCTCAGTTCGCGAATCGGTTCAACAGGCGCTCAGTATAGCGCCTTATCTCTTAAACGACCATGAACGGCGTGACGGGTGGCGAAAATGCGGGAATTCAGTCTTTGCTGAACAGATTGACGCGCATCGGCTGGTCGAACGAGAACCCGCCGTCGGTGGGCTGGCCCAGGCGCGCGAAGGCGTCCCGCAGGTCGTCTTCCAGACGCGCGAATTCTTCTTCGCGCTGCGGGTTGATGCGCAGCATGCGTTCTTTGAAGTGGGCGAAGTCTTTGTGCTGGGCCGGGTGGACGTAGGTGAACTCGTTTTGCAGCGAGAGGCCGAATTGATCGGCCCCTTGAAGAGCCTCATAGGCCTTGGCGCGCACCACGGTTTCGTCGTGCACGGGCTGCATCAACTCGAAATGCGGGCCTTCGGCAATCGGTTCGCAGACGTACAGGAAGCCGCCCGATTTCAACACCCGCGCCGCCTCGCGCAGGGCTTGGCCCATATTGTCCACATCGACGTGATGCAGGCTGTTGAAAAACACCGCGATGTCGATGCTGTCGGGGGCGAACGGCAGGTCTTCGGCGCGACCGGCGTAATACACTTCGTCCGCCACGGGTTTTTCCGCGTGGGCTTTTTCCAACTGCTCAGGGTTGCATTCGATGCCGAAGGCTTTGGCCCCGTGGCGTGTCATCAAACGCACCAGATGACCTTCGCCGCAGCCGATATCGACGACCTTTTTGTCATGGAAATCAAGCGTCGCGGTCAGAACTTCGCTGTTGGTGCGTGGGGTGAGAGGTGCCGTCATAGCCTTGCCGTTAAAAGTGTGGAGCCGCGCCCGTCTGCGAGACACCAATATAGTGTCGTTCGCGCGTCAAACAATGGGGAGCCTCTTTTAGGACGAGCGCACCGCCACGGCAACCGTGAAATTGTCACCAGGGCGTGAGCTTAAAAGCAGGGACAATCAATTGACGTTGGATTGACGCCACGCCGCCAATTGCGCCTGACGGCGCTGGGCGAAGGTGTCCTCACGACTTGCGCCGGTCGGCCGCATCAGGTGTGCACCGGGTTTCAAGGCGTTGACGCGATTGGCGATTTCTTGGCCGGGGCGGACGCTGGTGGTGGTGTCGCGGCGGATCTTGAAGGCTTTGTTGAAGCGTTGCGTGGCGTTGGGGTCGGGCTGAACGATCAGCGCCTTGTGATGCGGCAGGGCGCTGGATGCATCGCCGGGCGTGGCGGTGCTGGCGGTCATGAAGTCGGCGCTGGCGGTCTTTTGCCACAGTTTCGAAACTTTGAGGCGGTAGTTGTGGTTGAGCTCGGGCGTGGTGGAATGATAATCCCCTGCCGCTTGCAGCCACGATCGCGACACCGCATGACGCGCCTTGAGGAAACCCGCGGCGTAGGCGGCGTTGGCGCGGGCGTCGAAGGCCTGTTCGATGCTGGCGAAGGCATCGGGGTGGTATTTCAGATTGATCTGCATGCAGCCGACGTCGATGTTTTGCACGCCGTCGGCTTGCAAAGACTGCACGAATGCGATGGCATCGATGCGGTTGGGCAGAAAATGCCCCTTGCCGCCGGTCGTGACGGTCCATGGCCAGGCAATAATTTCCCCCCCTTTGCGGACGCGCGCGTCACCGACGTCTTCGAACCAGCGCCCCGACTCGGCCAGTGAAATGGCCTGCAAAAGGCCGTGCGGGATGGTGTGGCGGCGTTCTTGCTCGGCAATGGCGGAAATGCAGGTATTTGCTTCTTTTTCATAGGCTTGTGCCGTTTCCGCAAGCGGCGCGGACAGGGCGCGGTCAGCCAAAAGCAAGACAATACCCGCAGTCAATCCGGCCAGAATCGGGCGGGTGTAGGCGAAACGGAAAAGGGGTGTGGCTGTCATCATCATGCCCTCAGCGTAGCAAAGGGCATGCCAGCTTGAGGCAATGTTTGAAGCGCGATTTATTCGGGCAGGGTGCTGTCGCCGGGCCCGAGCGGGCGTTGCATGATGATCGTATCCACCCACGCGCCGAATTTGAAACCGGTGGACTTCAAGTGCCCGGCCTGCGCGAAGCCGTGACGCTTGTGCAGATTGATCGATGCAACGTTCTGCGCGCCGCCGATGACGGCGACCATTTGCCGATAGCCCAGTTGAGTGCAGCGCTCGATCAAGGTGCCGAGAAGCTGCGAGCCGATGCCTTTGCCGGTCGCCTCGGGATCGACGTAGATGGAATCTTCCACCGTGTGGCGATACGCGGAACGGGGGCGGAAACTGGTTGCGTAGGCAAATCCGTGAACCACGCCGTCGAGTTCCGCGACGATGTACGGCGCCCCGCCGTTCACAACGCCCTGGCGGCGCTCCGCGATGGTGTGCACGTTGGGCGCGACTTCTTCGAAGCTGGCGGTGCCGGTCTGCACATGGTGGGCGTAAATGCGCTGGATGTCGGCCACGTCTTCGGGCCGGGAATCGCGGATGACGATGTGGCTTGCAATATCGGTCATGACCGCCTCACCGTTGCAAAAGACTTTGGTCGATGCCGACCAAGGCCTCGATCAAACGGCCGAGGTCTTGCGCCAGCTTGGCGAACCCATCCGAACGCGTGATGGTTTGCTCGTCCATATACAACGCGCGGTTCACCTCGATTTGCAAGGCGTGCTTGTTCTCGAACGGCTTGCCGTAATTGCGCGTGGTGAAGCCGCCGGCGTAAGGGGTGTTCAACACGACCCGGTAGCCCATGTCGCGCAACACCTGATGGGCCAAATTGGTGACGCGTTGGGTGCAGGCGGTGCCGTTGGCGTCGCCCAGCACCATGTCGACGCGGTTGTCGCCGGGGTCGCGGTCCATGGGCCCGCCGATCGACGGCATGGAATGGCAATCGATCAGCAGATAGGTGCCGAATTGTTCGTGGGTGCGCTGCAAAAGCGCATCGAGGGCGGCGTGATAGGGCTTGTAGCAATGCTCAACACGGCTTTGCGCTTCAATGAAGGTGATCTTGCCGGCGTAAATTTCTGCGCCGTCGGTGACCACCTTGGCGACGGTGCCGAGCCCGGCGCGCACCCGCGGGCTGGTGGTGTTGACCCAACCGGGAAGGCGTTCGTCGAACATGTCGGGGTCCAGTTCCCATGGCTCGCGATTGGGGTCGGCGTAAGCGCGGGGGAAATGGGCGCGGATCAGCGGCGTGCCGAAATGCGGGGCCTGTTCGTATAGCTCGTCGACGAACGCATCTTCGGACCGGCGCAGCGACACCGGGTCCAACTGGCTGGCGGCGACGAACGATGCGGGGTAGTCGTGGCCGCTGTGGGGCGATGCGAACACCACCGGCGCGGTCTGCACCAGCGGTTCCAAGATGTCGAACGGCGTTTCGACTTCTGGGTCCAGCAAAGGCGTGGCATTGAGCGCGGTGGTCGTCATCGGTGGCGGAAATCCAATTTGTGGGGCGGCGAATCTGAGGGCGTGTGAACAAGAGCGAACGCTGTGCCCACCCCTGACTTAAAGGTGTTACAGATTGAGAACCGCCCTGGCAACGCCAAATTCACCGCCGTTCACACAAGTTGAGCGCCTTGATCGTGATTGAGGGCTTGCCAAGCCCGCCGG belongs to Magnetovibrio sp. and includes:
- a CDS encoding N-acetyltransferase family protein is translated as MTDIASHIVIRDSRPEDVADIQRIYAHHVQTGTASFEEVAPNVHTIAERRQGVVNGGAPYIVAELDGVVHGFAYATSFRPRSAYRHTVEDSIYVDPEATGKGIGSQLLGTLIERCTQLGYRQMVAVIGGAQNVASINLHKRHGFAQAGHLKSTGFKFGAWVDTIIMQRPLGPGDSTLPE
- a CDS encoding N-formylglutamate amidohydrolase; this encodes MTTTALNATPLLDPEVETPFDILEPLVQTAPVVFASPHSGHDYPASFVAASQLDPVSLRRSEDAFVDELYEQAPHFGTPLIRAHFPRAYADPNREPWELDPDMFDERLPGWVNTTSPRVRAGLGTVAKVVTDGAEIYAGKITFIEAQSRVEHCYKPYHAALDALLQRTHEQFGTYLLIDCHSMPSIGGPMDRDPGDNRVDMVLGDANGTACTQRVTNLAHQVLRDMGYRVVLNTPYAGGFTTRNYGKPFENKHALQIEVNRALYMDEQTITRSDGFAKLAQDLGRLIEALVGIDQSLLQR
- a CDS encoding class I SAM-dependent methyltransferase; amino-acid sequence: MTAPLTPRTNSEVLTATLDFHDKKVVDIGCGEGHLVRLMTRHGAKAFGIECNPEQLEKAHAEKPVADEVYYAGRAEDLPFAPDSIDIAVFFNSLHHVDVDNMGQALREAARVLKSGGFLYVCEPIAEGPHFELMQPVHDETVVRAKAYEALQGADQFGLSLQNEFTYVHPAQHKDFAHFKERMLRINPQREEEFARLEDDLRDAFARLGQPTDGGFSFDQPMRVNLFSKD
- the fliN gene encoding flagellar motor switch protein FliN — its product is MANGINEEDEHKALLDVPLEVTAVLGTANMKVSQLLKMGRGAVVQLERSVGEDIEIKANGNLIARGEVVVVEDHLAITMTKIYKTNISR
- a CDS encoding translesion error-prone DNA polymerase V autoproteolytic subunit; the protein is MPPAYQTPPVWLSLGQGRAWRAGAKTKRPLPVLASPVRAGFPSPAEDYIEGSLDLNRHLIRHPAATFIVRVEGESMTGAGIFPGDLLVVDRSVEPHDGHVVIAVVEGELTVKRLKGRRGAWRLVAEHPDFPPIHLANDEEGGETSAIWGVVTNSVRNLSK
- the phnD gene encoding phosphate/phosphite/phosphonate ABC transporter substrate-binding protein — translated: MIIKRLCLYISVLLVAMATQAHAASLTDTRPLTLGFMPYLNAELLIEKYTPLATYLSEKLEREVHVTVAKNYAEHIRLAGEDKIDIAFLGGSTYVTIGEKYGLKPLLARYEFEGTPTFRSVIFVDKNSPYKNLTDLVGKRVAFGNANSTLSTQVPVYMLLQAGVGLGDLGQYRHLRNHSNVILGVEFGDFDAGAVAEEVFRENADKNIRPLAYSPDLSTHVFATRSTMNPELRKKIATALLDLQQTPRGLAILKNIGETLTGFVPVSDRDYDLHRDILRQVIPLLEP
- a CDS encoding Y-family DNA polymerase, whose protein sequence is MTRLYALIDCNNFYASCERVFRPDLEGRPVAVLSNNDGCIVARSSEVKTIGIPMGVPYFKVRDLLTRYDVQVFSSNYELYGDMSARVMAVLGQFSPDVEIYSIDEAFLGLDGFDGWDLYAHARALRATVKRWTGIPVSVGIAPTKSLAKLAAERAKKNPALGGVAVLGDERTREAALAATPVGDVWGIGRQWSKRLKALGVLSALDFTRQSQHWVRKHMGVTGARTQVELLGTPCFALESQPPDRKSCVASRSFSRPVMDFDDVKDAIATFAARAGERLRQGGLVAGQVTAFALTDRFNTRQPQCQASATVALASPSNLTADLTAAAVRALRQAYKPGFGYKKAGVMMLDLAPAGAAQQSLFAPPAVRQDKAERLQNALDRLNGGHRGGRDLVRLGATGFGSGWHLRREHRSPRYTTAWAELRTVRA
- the ald gene encoding alanine dehydrogenase encodes the protein MLIGVPKEIKVGEFRVGMTPASVREAIAHGHRVVVESNAGIGIGASDQDYEKLGATIAADAAVVWATADLVVKVKEPQAVERAHLRPGQILFTYLHLAPDAAQTSDLIASGAICIAYETVTSARGDLPLLHPMSEVAGRMSIQVAAHALEREAGGRGMLLGGVPGVAPAKVAVIGGGTVGTNAVLMAVGSGADVVVLDKSNETLRALNARFGARIKTVYSNSETLEQHVIDADVVVGGVLIPGAAAPKLVSEDMIKAMRAGAVVVDVAIDQGGCIATAHGTTHKDPTYILHDVVHYAVTNMPGAVPHTSTYALNNATLPFILAIADKGAKRALKDDPHLLNGLNVMNGKITCRAVAEAQGLDFTDPQDLL
- a CDS encoding PAS domain-containing sensor histidine kinase — encoded protein: MLVSALGACVASASFYVYSQQKQQLVRGLERKAETEVDLIGASLTDAMLRHDYSEGLQLLTGWPNNHHGIDFLQVVFDNGRVFFSYGDENASNDLLKIERTFQYATRSLTMTVAHDLAETKDALTNLGWNLAIYSLLLTALMGTTLWFVLFRWMIAPMEQEIETQTHELRAAKTNLEDQVKDRTALLLSEVEIRKKAEQSLRKLVRAVEQSPVMIFITNLDGMIEYVNPKFVHITGYSPEEAIGRTPNILKSPDTPASVHEDLWSNIKAGREWHHEMKDRRKDGTEFWANVSISPIRGSDDVITHFVAMHEDITERKMAEEAMRNAQQAAELANKAKTDLMANMSHELRTPLNAIIGFSETMKHSVFGPMGNPQYEEYAAFIHSSGTHLLHLINDILDVSAVEAGKLTLREEEVSLADICEAALHIIRPKAREAYITLTGIEDTTLPLLMADPLRLKQIFINLLSNAIKFTPERGTVTCSASLDEENNMLITFADTGIGMDGPSLNKALEKFGQVDSSLSRKHEGTGLGLPLTKGLVELHGGVMEIFSEPDKGTTVTIRFPAERVIMVDQDSLAIV